The following coding sequences lie in one Listeria ivanovii subsp. londoniensis genomic window:
- a CDS encoding thymidine kinase, whose product MAQLFFRYGSMNSGKTIEILKVAHNYEEQNKSVVIFTSGIDDRDQVGFISSRIGLKREAIPIFSDTNIYEVVARITPKPSCVLLDESQFLEKEHVFQLAKIVDDLNIPVIAYGLKNDFRNELFEGSKYLLLYADKLEEMKTICWFCAKKATMVLRVDDKGKPVYTGEQIMIGGNDHYYPVCRKCHAHPPIK is encoded by the coding sequence ATGGCACAATTATTTTTCCGTTATGGTTCCATGAATAGTGGGAAAACCATTGAAATTCTAAAAGTCGCACATAATTACGAAGAACAAAATAAATCAGTGGTCATCTTTACATCTGGAATTGATGACAGGGATCAAGTCGGTTTCATTTCCAGTCGAATCGGATTAAAACGTGAAGCAATCCCTATTTTTAGCGATACAAATATTTACGAGGTAGTAGCAAGAATCACCCCTAAGCCAAGTTGCGTTTTGTTAGACGAATCACAGTTTTTAGAAAAAGAACATGTTTTTCAATTAGCGAAAATTGTAGACGATTTAAATATTCCTGTTATTGCGTATGGCTTAAAAAATGATTTTCGGAATGAACTTTTCGAAGGCTCCAAATATTTGTTATTATATGCAGATAAATTAGAAGAAATGAAAACAATTTGCTGGTTTTGTGCAAAAAAAGCAACGATGGTACTTCGCGTCGATGACAAAGGTAAGCCAGTTTATACAGGCGAGCAAATTATGATTGGCGGGAATGACCATTACTACCCAGTATGTCGCAAATGCCATGCCCATCCACCAATAAAATAA
- the thrB gene encoding homoserine kinase, producing MRIRVPATTANLGPGFDSCGLALTLYLTLDIGERAEAWYVEHNIGGGIPHDETNVIIETALNLAPNLTPHHLTMTCDIPPARGLGSSSAAVVAGIELANTLGELNLSKEEKVRIAAEIEGHPDNVAPAVLGNWVVGAKLEGEDFYVRHLFPDCALIAFIPKTELLTSESRGVLPDTLPFKEAVKASSIANVMIAAILRNDMKLAGEMMERDLWHEKYRSKLVPHLAQIRNITKKQGAYAACLSGAGPTVLVFAPRSTAQNIQTSLQNLEINADVLLLEVEGSGAEIFR from the coding sequence ATGCGTATTCGAGTCCCCGCAACAACGGCCAACCTTGGTCCGGGTTTTGATTCATGTGGCTTAGCATTAACGCTATATTTAACATTAGATATCGGCGAGCGTGCTGAAGCGTGGTATGTTGAACACAATATCGGCGGGGGGATACCTCACGATGAAACAAACGTTATAATCGAGACAGCGCTAAACCTTGCGCCAAATCTCACGCCACATCATTTAACAATGACCTGTGATATTCCACCAGCACGTGGGCTTGGCAGTAGCTCGGCGGCAGTCGTTGCTGGAATTGAATTAGCTAACACGCTTGGAGAATTAAACCTATCTAAAGAAGAAAAGGTACGAATTGCAGCTGAAATAGAAGGACATCCAGATAATGTGGCGCCAGCTGTCCTAGGTAACTGGGTAGTAGGTGCAAAATTGGAGGGAGAAGATTTCTATGTGCGCCACCTGTTCCCAGATTGCGCTTTAATTGCCTTTATTCCTAAGACAGAGCTACTAACTTCTGAAAGTAGGGGCGTGCTACCTGATACACTTCCGTTTAAAGAAGCAGTGAAAGCTAGTAGTATTGCAAATGTCATGATTGCAGCCATTCTGCGTAATGATATGAAACTTGCTGGTGAAATGATGGAACGAGATTTATGGCATGAAAAATACCGCAGTAAGTTAGTTCCTCATTTAGCACAAATTCGAAATATCACTAAAAAACAAGGTGCATATGCAGCCTGTTTGAGTGGTGCTGGACCAACCGTTTTGGTTTTCGCTCCTCGTTCTACAGCTCAAAATATCCAAACATCACTACAAAACTTAGAAATCAATGCGGATGTGCTTCTCCTAGAGGTGGAAGGCAGTGGCGCAGAAATTTTTCGTTAA
- the thrC gene encoding threonine synthase has translation MYKGLLEKYKEYLPVTENTPMISLAEGNTPLIPLPNLSKELGVTLYGKYEGLNPTGSFKDRGMVMAVAKAKEEGAEAVICASTGNTSAAAAAYATRAGLKAYIVIPEGKVALGKLAQAVMYGADIISIQGNFDEALKSVRKLAETEAVTLVNSVNPYRLEGQKTAAFEICEQLGSAPDVLAIPVGNAGNISAYWKGFKEWNDAHNSGLPRMHGFEAEGAAAIVQGKAIANPETIATAIRIGNPASWGLAEAARDESKGYIHSVTDDEIVNAYKKIAAQDGVFIEPGSAASLAGVIQHVANGTIKKGETIVCVFTGNGLKDPDTAMSVHEIPISHVDDIEAMRTHLRGGVKA, from the coding sequence ATGTATAAAGGTTTACTCGAAAAATATAAAGAATATTTACCAGTAACAGAAAATACGCCAATGATTTCACTTGCAGAAGGGAATACACCATTAATTCCGCTACCAAATTTGTCCAAAGAACTTGGTGTCACTTTATACGGGAAATATGAGGGCTTAAATCCAACTGGTTCGTTTAAAGACCGCGGAATGGTGATGGCAGTTGCAAAAGCAAAAGAAGAAGGCGCGGAGGCAGTTATTTGTGCTTCGACGGGAAACACTTCAGCAGCAGCAGCAGCTTATGCAACACGCGCCGGTTTAAAAGCTTATATCGTTATTCCAGAAGGTAAAGTCGCGCTTGGAAAATTAGCGCAAGCTGTTATGTATGGTGCAGATATTATTTCTATTCAAGGGAATTTTGATGAAGCATTAAAATCTGTTCGAAAACTTGCTGAAACAGAAGCGGTAACGCTTGTGAACTCAGTGAATCCTTATCGTTTAGAAGGACAAAAAACAGCTGCATTTGAAATTTGTGAACAACTTGGCTCAGCGCCTGATGTACTTGCTATTCCAGTAGGTAACGCAGGGAATATTTCGGCTTACTGGAAAGGTTTCAAAGAATGGAACGATGCGCATAACTCTGGTCTTCCGAGAATGCACGGTTTTGAAGCAGAAGGTGCGGCTGCGATTGTTCAAGGGAAGGCGATTGCAAATCCAGAAACGATTGCTACAGCGATTCGGATTGGGAACCCAGCTAGTTGGGGACTTGCGGAAGCCGCTCGTGATGAATCCAAAGGTTATATCCATTCTGTTACCGATGATGAAATAGTAAATGCCTATAAAAAAATTGCCGCGCAAGATGGCGTTTTTATCGAACCAGGCTCGGCGGCATCATTAGCTGGAGTGATTCAACACGTAGCAAACGGAACCATTAAAAAAGGGGAAACCATTGTTTGTGTATTCACTGGGAACGGCTTAAAAGATCCCGATACTGCAATGAGCGTTCATGAAATTCCAATTTCTCATGTAGATGACATCGAAGCAATGCGTACACATCTTCGCGGAGGAGTGAAAGCTTAA
- a CDS encoding homoserine dehydrogenase produces the protein MEAKLQVGVLGFGTVGSGVIHILEEHQEKISQVTGYHISVKKVLVRNLEKNRRYETKGFELTTNPSDVLDDPEIAVVVEVMGSITTAREYILQALKAGKHVVTANKDLIALHGDELVAVAQANKCDLFYEASVAGGIPILRTIVNSLAADKIQKVMGIVNGTTNFMLTKMTTEKKSYEEVLAEAQALGFAESDPTNDVDGIDAARKMVIMTRLAFGMNVDLDNVETNGIRGISPEDIEVAYQLGYKIKLVGTAEETNGMVNVNVGPVLLPKAHPLAGVNYENNAVFVTGAAVGETMFYGPGAGELPTATSVVSDLITVAKNSRLGTNGNAFNSYKHETKHTPKEQVFSKYYLRLTMDDKTGTFLKLTQIFAEAGVGFDKILQQPYDDFTATVVIVTHSTSQAQLEQAIARVKNEPEMQMLAKYSVVEG, from the coding sequence GTGGAAGCAAAGTTACAAGTAGGTGTGTTAGGTTTTGGGACGGTAGGAAGCGGCGTTATTCATATTTTAGAAGAGCACCAAGAAAAAATTAGTCAAGTAACTGGCTATCATATTTCTGTGAAAAAAGTGTTAGTCCGTAACTTAGAAAAGAATCGCCGTTATGAAACAAAAGGTTTTGAACTAACCACCAATCCGTCTGATGTACTGGATGATCCAGAAATTGCTGTTGTTGTCGAGGTTATGGGCAGCATCACAACTGCGCGGGAATACATTTTGCAGGCCTTGAAAGCTGGAAAACATGTAGTAACTGCGAACAAAGATTTAATTGCACTTCACGGTGATGAATTAGTGGCAGTTGCACAAGCGAACAAATGTGATTTATTTTATGAAGCAAGTGTTGCTGGTGGCATTCCAATTTTACGTACGATTGTAAACAGCCTGGCAGCGGATAAAATTCAAAAAGTAATGGGTATTGTTAACGGGACGACCAATTTCATGCTAACAAAAATGACGACAGAGAAAAAGTCCTATGAAGAAGTTTTAGCAGAAGCCCAAGCATTAGGGTTTGCGGAATCCGATCCGACGAATGATGTGGACGGTATTGATGCGGCGAGAAAAATGGTTATTATGACTCGTCTAGCATTTGGAATGAATGTAGATTTAGATAACGTGGAAACAAATGGTATTCGCGGGATTTCCCCTGAAGATATTGAAGTCGCTTATCAATTAGGATATAAAATCAAATTAGTTGGTACAGCAGAAGAAACAAACGGCATGGTCAATGTCAATGTGGGACCAGTATTATTGCCAAAAGCGCATCCTCTTGCAGGCGTCAACTATGAAAATAATGCAGTATTTGTAACAGGAGCTGCTGTCGGGGAAACCATGTTTTATGGCCCTGGTGCAGGTGAATTACCAACCGCAACAAGTGTGGTCAGTGATTTAATTACCGTTGCTAAAAATAGTCGCCTAGGTACAAACGGTAATGCCTTCAATAGTTATAAACACGAAACAAAACATACACCAAAAGAACAAGTTTTCTCTAAATATTACCTTCGTCTAACAATGGACGATAAAACAGGTACCTTTCTTAAGTTAACGCAAATTTTTGCAGAAGCTGGAGTAGGATTCGACAAAATTTTACAACAACCATACGATGATTTTACAGCAACTGTAGTTATCGTGACACATTCAACAAGCCAAGCACAATTAGAACAAGCAATCGCTAGGGTGAAAAATGAGCCAGAAATGCAAATGCTCGCAAAATATTCCGTTGTGGAGGGTTAA
- a CDS encoding MerR family transcriptional regulator: MNISEVAIRQNITPATLRYYEQQGLIKPIKRNASGIRDYSAEDLKWIEFIKCMRSAGLSIESLAQYTELFQLGDVTLEERKKILDLEYEKLLEKQAQINETVSKLGFKIKNYEAKIKQFS, translated from the coding sequence TTGAATATTTCAGAAGTAGCGATTCGTCAAAATATTACCCCAGCAACATTACGGTATTATGAGCAACAAGGGCTTATTAAACCAATCAAACGAAATGCATCAGGAATAAGAGATTATTCTGCTGAAGATTTGAAGTGGATTGAATTTATTAAATGTATGCGCAGTGCAGGATTATCAATCGAGTCGTTAGCCCAATATACCGAGTTATTTCAATTAGGGGATGTTACTCTTGAAGAACGGAAAAAAATTCTTGATCTTGAATATGAAAAACTCTTAGAAAAACAAGCGCAAATAAATGAAACAGTCTCAAAATTAGGGTTTAAAATAAAAAATTATGAAGCAAAAATAAAACAATTTAGCTAA
- a CDS encoding MFS transporter gives MKLLALLSVALIVNSAPAISANIPAITQSFNNVNPVYVGLLTTVPSLFLIVGVFLTSVVEKMIGRKYTIILGLVIVGFFGTLPAWFQGSFLVLFLSRCLLGLGIGLFNRLLIQMISSLYQSDTGKKAKALGLESACEGLGGIIMTIGVGQLIKISWNSSFWVYSFAIISLIFVAIFIPNQRVQTASNEEKTQSSMISKERKTRSIILGFVLFCIVLLFINYNLQITPLLIEQGIGDATNGSNMIAAIGAGAFIAGNLFGRTYTYLKGWLLPIATFTAGLSIFFTSISTSLIFTLVCSLVLGFSFRNIMPYFMHILTTGGEKVAKFGATIVLVAYNLGATLSPYASQIISSFSGNSSAGTQIVIMGISLGCISVITLIFHKYMTV, from the coding sequence ATGAAGTTGCTAGCTTTATTATCAGTTGCCTTAATCGTTAACTCGGCACCAGCTATTTCTGCCAATATCCCTGCCATTACTCAAAGTTTTAATAATGTAAATCCCGTATACGTAGGACTTTTAACAACAGTACCATCGTTATTTTTAATAGTCGGGGTCTTTTTAACTAGTGTGGTTGAGAAAATGATAGGAAGGAAATACACTATTATTTTAGGGCTAGTTATTGTTGGTTTTTTTGGAACGTTGCCTGCTTGGTTTCAAGGTAGTTTTCTCGTTCTATTTCTTTCAAGATGTCTACTAGGTTTAGGGATTGGGTTATTTAATCGGCTGCTTATTCAAATGATTAGTAGTTTGTATCAAAGCGACACTGGAAAAAAGGCAAAAGCGCTGGGGTTAGAAAGTGCTTGTGAAGGTCTTGGCGGTATTATTATGACGATTGGCGTTGGACAATTAATCAAAATAAGTTGGAATAGTTCTTTTTGGGTGTATAGTTTTGCAATTATAAGTTTGATTTTTGTTGCGATTTTCATTCCAAACCAACGAGTACAAACAGCGAGCAATGAAGAAAAAACTCAATCAAGCATGATTTCAAAGGAACGGAAAACTAGGTCAATTATTTTAGGATTTGTTTTATTCTGCATTGTCCTGCTATTTATAAATTATAATTTGCAAATCACACCGCTTTTGATTGAACAAGGCATAGGGGATGCTACAAATGGAAGTAACATGATTGCCGCTATTGGAGCTGGGGCCTTTATTGCAGGAAATTTATTCGGTAGAACATATACATATTTAAAAGGCTGGTTACTACCAATCGCAACTTTTACTGCAGGTCTGAGTATTTTCTTCACTAGCATTTCTACCTCTCTTATTTTCACGTTGGTTTGTTCGTTAGTTTTAGGATTTTCATTTCGTAATATTATGCCTTATTTTATGCACATACTTACTACTGGCGGCGAAAAAGTGGCTAAATTTGGCGCAACAATTGTTTTAGTAGCATATAATCTAGGCGCAACACTTTCTCCGTATGCTTCACAGATCATTTCTAGTTTTAGTGGTAACTCAAGCGCGGGTACTCAAATCGTAATTATGGGAATATCCTTAGGGTGCATTAGCGTTATTACACTAATTTTTCATAAATATATGACGGTTTAA
- a CDS encoding carboxymuconolactone decarboxylase family protein produces the protein MKKQTADRNNLGEFAPQFAALNDDVLFGEVWAREAELSPRDRSLITVSSLLTQGVPQLEAHLKIAKENGVTKEEIVALITHLAFYTGWPKAWSAFNLAKEIFDNNED, from the coding sequence ATGAAAAAACAAACGGCGGATAGAAATAATTTAGGTGAATTCGCTCCTCAATTTGCTGCGTTAAACGATGATGTGTTATTTGGCGAAGTATGGGCACGTGAAGCAGAATTATCACCGAGAGATCGCAGTTTAATCACGGTTTCAAGTTTACTCACGCAAGGAGTACCACAACTAGAAGCTCATTTGAAAATTGCAAAAGAAAATGGTGTAACAAAAGAAGAAATAGTTGCATTAATTACACATCTTGCTTTCTATACTGGATGGCCAAAAGCGTGGTCAGCTTTTAATTTAGCAAAAGAAATTTTTGATAACAATGAAGACTAA
- a CDS encoding cupin domain-containing protein — protein sequence MAKFEEVRNGVIFPSGDKNETFAQFFVGQSYLKTLVADSAINVGVGNVTFEPGCRNNWHIHHDGFQILLVTGGEGWYQEEGKAAQFLQAGDVVVTHDGIKHWHGATNDSWFEHIAITAGTPEWLEAVSDADYLSLKK from the coding sequence ATGGCAAAATTTGAAGAAGTGAGAAATGGTGTAATTTTTCCAAGTGGAGATAAGAATGAGACTTTCGCGCAATTTTTTGTTGGGCAAAGCTATTTAAAGACGCTTGTAGCTGATTCTGCTATAAATGTCGGTGTCGGAAATGTCACCTTTGAACCAGGATGCCGAAATAATTGGCATATTCACCATGATGGTTTCCAAATTTTATTAGTAACTGGTGGAGAAGGTTGGTATCAAGAAGAAGGAAAGGCAGCACAATTCCTACAGGCTGGGGATGTTGTTGTGACTCATGATGGTATAAAACATTGGCACGGAGCAACTAATGACAGTTGGTTTGAACATATTGCGATTACTGCGGGGACACCTGAGTGGTTAGAGGCTGTTTCCGATGCGGACTATTTATCATTAAAAAAATAA
- a CDS encoding LysR family transcriptional regulator, with product MEIRMLKYFLTVAEEQNITQAAKKLHITQPTLSRQIRDFEVSLQTDLFIRKNKKLYLTEPGLFLKKRAEEIIELDEKTEQEFAKYQNALLKGQISIGCVEANSSHFLAEMLEEMIADHPQVTFNIYSGTSNDITERLDKGLLDIAVLIDPVPTNNYNKLVLPDKELWGVLVSAEDLLAKQEDISPKEILGLPLIWSGRKEVQKMLCEWGGFEEAELNIVGKYNLIFNVISLVEKKVGVAFAIKGATNNQKNNIKFLPLTPKHETNCVLVWKKETILSNTVLTFIKKIQDALKAWN from the coding sequence TTGGAAATCAGAATGTTAAAATATTTTCTTACTGTGGCAGAAGAACAAAACATTACTCAAGCGGCCAAAAAACTTCATATCACGCAACCAACACTTAGCAGGCAAATTAGAGATTTTGAAGTCAGTTTGCAAACCGATTTATTTATAAGGAAAAATAAAAAATTGTACTTAACCGAACCAGGGTTATTTTTGAAAAAAAGAGCAGAAGAAATTATTGAGCTAGATGAAAAGACGGAACAAGAATTTGCTAAATACCAAAATGCCCTTTTGAAAGGACAAATTTCCATTGGATGTGTAGAAGCGAATAGTTCCCATTTTTTAGCGGAAATGCTGGAAGAAATGATTGCCGACCATCCACAAGTAACGTTCAACATATATAGTGGAACAAGTAATGATATTACAGAAAGGCTGGACAAAGGGTTACTAGACATAGCCGTTTTAATTGATCCTGTGCCAACCAATAATTATAACAAATTAGTTTTACCTGATAAAGAACTTTGGGGAGTGCTTGTATCGGCGGAGGATTTATTGGCCAAGCAAGAAGATATTTCACCAAAAGAAATTTTAGGTCTACCTTTAATTTGGTCTGGTCGAAAAGAAGTTCAAAAGATGCTTTGTGAGTGGGGCGGTTTTGAAGAAGCAGAGTTGAATATTGTTGGTAAATATAATTTGATTTTTAATGTTATTTCGTTGGTTGAAAAAAAAGTTGGTGTGGCTTTTGCGATTAAAGGGGCCACCAATAACCAAAAAAACAATATAAAATTCCTCCCACTTACGCCAAAGCATGAAACCAATTGCGTACTTGTTTGGAAGAAAGAAACCATTCTTAGTAACACGGTACTCACCTTTATTAAAAAAATACAAGATGCTTTAAAGGCATGGAACTAA
- a CDS encoding type B 50S ribosomal protein L31, which produces MKTGIHPEYRQVVFVDTSTDFKFLSGSTKSSSETIKWEDGNEYPLLRVEISSDSHPFYTGKQKHATADGRVDRFNKKYGLK; this is translated from the coding sequence ATGAAAACTGGAATTCATCCTGAGTACCGTCAAGTGGTATTTGTTGATACTAGTACTGATTTCAAATTTTTGTCAGGTTCTACTAAGAGCTCAAGCGAAACAATTAAATGGGAAGATGGCAACGAGTATCCGTTACTTCGTGTCGAAATCTCTTCTGATTCGCATCCGTTCTATACTGGTAAACAAAAACATGCTACAGCAGACGGACGTGTGGACCGCTTCAACAAAAAATACGGTCTCAAATAA
- the gtcA gene encoding cell wall teichoic acid glycosylation protein GtcA, whose amino-acid sequence MSKIRQLLDKIPWYTDKIHSIFMYLIMGGFATIINIVAFWLCEAVLGWDYRVANTIAWIASVLFAYFSNKKYVFESYTPTWQDKAREASSFFGFRFLTYIVDILVMILLISVLSVDELWAKIWTNVIVLVLNYVFSKWIIFKVKK is encoded by the coding sequence ATGAGTAAAATTAGACAACTATTAGACAAGATTCCGTGGTATACAGACAAGATTCATAGCATTTTTATGTATTTGATTATGGGCGGATTTGCAACCATTATTAATATTGTGGCATTTTGGCTCTGTGAAGCTGTGTTGGGTTGGGATTATCGAGTCGCCAATACAATTGCTTGGATTGCCTCGGTTCTTTTTGCGTATTTTTCTAATAAAAAATATGTTTTTGAGAGCTACACTCCGACATGGCAAGACAAAGCAAGAGAAGCTTCTTCCTTTTTTGGGTTTCGCTTTTTAACATACATAGTAGACATTTTAGTGATGATACTTTTAATAAGCGTGTTATCAGTTGATGAACTTTGGGCGAAAATCTGGACAAATGTTATTGTGCTTGTACTAAACTATGTATTTAGTAAATGGATTATTTTCAAAGTGAAAAAATAA
- the rho gene encoding transcription termination factor Rho, which produces MAKLSIAYLESLTIKDIYALAKEHKIAYYSKLTKRELIFALLKSNAEKEGFFFMEGVLEIIPNEGFGFLRPINYSSSSEDIYISASQIRRFELRTGDKVSGKVRPPKENERYFGLLHVEAVNGENPEVAKERVHFPGLTPLYPDRQIHLETEKTPISTRTIDLISPIGFGQRGLIVAPPKAGKTVLLKEIANAITTNHPDSELIVLLIDERPEEVTDIERSVKADVVSSTFDEVPENHIKVAELVLERAMRLVEQKRDVVILMDSITRLARAYNLVIPPSGRTLSGGIDPAAFHRPKRFFGAARNIEEGGSLTILATALVDTGSRMDDVIYEEFKGTGNMELHLDRQLAERRVFPAIDMRRSGTRKEELLLSKERLEQLWKIRKAMPKQSDGLDISERFVRYLKKTANNEAFYELLQEEMFKK; this is translated from the coding sequence ATGGCTAAACTGTCCATTGCATACTTAGAAAGTTTAACAATTAAAGATATTTATGCCCTAGCAAAAGAACATAAAATTGCCTATTATAGCAAACTAACCAAAAGAGAGCTGATTTTTGCGCTATTAAAATCAAATGCAGAAAAAGAGGGATTCTTCTTTATGGAAGGTGTTTTAGAAATCATCCCGAATGAAGGGTTTGGTTTCTTACGACCGATTAATTATTCATCCAGTTCGGAAGATATTTATATTTCGGCTTCACAAATCAGGCGTTTTGAACTTAGAACAGGGGATAAAGTCTCTGGTAAAGTCCGCCCACCAAAAGAAAATGAACGTTATTTTGGATTATTGCATGTCGAAGCAGTCAATGGAGAGAATCCAGAAGTTGCGAAAGAAAGAGTGCATTTTCCAGGATTGACTCCACTTTACCCAGATCGTCAAATTCATTTAGAAACAGAAAAAACGCCGATTTCTACAAGAACAATCGATTTAATCTCTCCAATAGGTTTTGGACAGCGGGGATTAATTGTTGCTCCTCCAAAAGCTGGTAAAACCGTTCTATTAAAAGAAATTGCCAATGCGATTACAACTAATCACCCGGATTCAGAATTGATTGTCTTGCTAATAGATGAGCGCCCTGAAGAAGTAACGGATATCGAACGTTCGGTAAAAGCAGATGTTGTAAGCTCTACGTTTGATGAGGTGCCAGAGAACCACATTAAAGTAGCCGAATTAGTCTTAGAACGTGCGATGCGCCTTGTGGAACAAAAACGAGATGTAGTTATTTTGATGGATAGTATTACTAGATTAGCAAGAGCTTATAATTTAGTTATTCCTCCTAGTGGTCGAACGCTTTCGGGGGGGATTGACCCAGCAGCTTTCCATAGGCCAAAACGTTTTTTCGGTGCAGCACGTAATATTGAAGAAGGTGGTAGTCTAACAATCCTTGCAACAGCACTTGTGGATACAGGTTCGCGGATGGACGATGTCATTTATGAGGAATTTAAAGGAACTGGTAACATGGAATTACATTTGGATCGTCAATTGGCTGAACGTCGTGTCTTTCCTGCTATTGATATGCGTCGTTCAGGAACAAGAAAAGAAGAACTACTATTATCTAAAGAGCGCTTAGAGCAACTTTGGAAAATTAGAAAAGCGATGCCAAAACAAAGTGACGGACTTGATATTTCTGAGCGTTTCGTCCGCTATTTGAAAAAAACAGCAAATAATGAGGCGTTTTATGAATTATTACAAGAAGAGATGTTTAAAAAATAA
- a CDS encoding UDP-N-acetylglucosamine 1-carboxyvinyltransferase — protein sequence MTEKLVIRGGKKLAGTMQVDGAKNSAVALIPAAILAESEVVLEGLPDISDVYTLYDILEELGGNVRYDNKTAVIDPTDMISMPLPTGNVKKLRASYYLMGAMLGRFKKAVVGLPGGCYLGPRPIDQHIKGFEALGAKVTNEQGAIYLRADELIGARIYLDVVSVGATINIMLAAVRAKGKTIIENAAKEPEIIDVATLLSNMGAIIKGAGTDTIRITGVEHLHGCHHTIIPDRIEAGTFMVLAAASGKGVRIENVIPTHLEGIIAKLTEMGVPMDIEEDAIFVGEVEKVKKIDIKTYAYPGFPTDLQQPLTALLTRAEGSSVVTDTIYPSRFKHIAELERMGGKFKLEGRSAVINGPAKLQGSKVTATDLRAGAALVIAGLLAEGQTEIHGIEHIERGYSKIIEKLAAIGADITRSSTAETKI from the coding sequence GTGACGGAAAAATTAGTTATTCGAGGCGGCAAAAAATTAGCGGGTACTATGCAAGTAGATGGTGCGAAAAATAGCGCGGTTGCCTTGATTCCAGCTGCAATTTTGGCAGAATCTGAAGTTGTTTTAGAAGGTTTGCCAGATATTTCTGATGTATATACACTTTATGATATTTTAGAAGAACTAGGCGGCAATGTTCGTTATGATAATAAAACGGCAGTGATTGATCCGACTGATATGATTTCGATGCCGTTACCAACTGGGAATGTAAAGAAATTACGTGCTTCTTATTATTTAATGGGAGCGATGTTAGGCCGATTTAAAAAAGCGGTTGTTGGACTTCCAGGAGGCTGTTATCTTGGTCCACGCCCAATTGATCAACATATTAAAGGTTTTGAGGCATTAGGAGCGAAAGTAACTAATGAACAAGGTGCGATTTATTTGCGTGCAGATGAACTTATTGGTGCACGAATTTATTTAGATGTGGTGAGTGTTGGTGCGACTATTAATATTATGCTTGCAGCTGTTCGAGCTAAAGGGAAAACCATAATAGAAAATGCCGCAAAAGAGCCTGAAATTATTGATGTGGCTACACTTCTAAGTAATATGGGGGCGATTATCAAAGGAGCAGGAACAGATACCATTCGGATTACCGGGGTAGAGCATCTTCACGGTTGTCATCATACAATTATTCCAGATAGAATCGAAGCTGGAACATTCATGGTTCTCGCTGCAGCTTCTGGAAAAGGAGTTCGGATTGAAAATGTTATTCCAACTCATTTAGAAGGAATCATTGCAAAATTGACAGAAATGGGTGTTCCAATGGATATTGAGGAAGATGCTATTTTTGTTGGTGAAGTAGAAAAAGTAAAAAAAATAGATATTAAAACCTATGCTTATCCGGGATTTCCAACTGATTTGCAACAACCGCTGACTGCACTTTTGACACGAGCGGAAGGCAGTAGTGTGGTAACCGATACGATTTATCCAAGTCGTTTCAAGCATATTGCAGAATTGGAACGAATGGGCGGGAAATTTAAATTAGAAGGTAGATCTGCTGTCATTAATGGTCCAGCAAAACTACAAGGTTCCAAAGTGACAGCGACAGATTTGCGTGCAGGTGCAGCGCTTGTAATTGCTGGACTTCTAGCAGAGGGGCAAACAGAAATTCATGGTATAGAACATATTGAACGTGGCTACAGTAAAATCATCGAAAAACTCGCTGCAATTGGAGCCGATATCACTCGTAGCAGTACAGCGGAAACAAAAATCTGA